In Juglans microcarpa x Juglans regia isolate MS1-56 chromosome 4S, Jm3101_v1.0, whole genome shotgun sequence, a single window of DNA contains:
- the LOC121262223 gene encoding probable transcription factor At5g28040, whose translation MKQCTKMLSSFVDWIVFSSSSSSSSTSSRYDHEDNDQVIISAETEDNDEKNDVILDDVAANGDTIPVGIAVTDASAAVTVAVPATEALIHDHPPPITTTIINGRKRRRIDYDEDDDDILMAAQEEKKHLDDSRRPSHRLWTNEDEIQLLQGYLEHTTSRGNAIHHNDTALFYEQIGSKLQVVFNKNQLLDKLRRLKRKYLNALEKINSEKEFSFKSAHDQAAFEISRKIWGDTRRMDKPGVEENTLDDGHDQLSPTTLNHLNLVDVKVENDEVLSDLRLRKRTKSGHASKNRLISNHRNYGNNNDDVEDNNIDNGNATRLIEDTVRSCLSPWFKELLSNAFCPMPLSDSTLQGESTMNLQGEEQVDETGREQRILELERYSKQLELVQDQIKVALQELQSNIRQ comes from the coding sequence ATGAAGCAATGCACCAAAATGCTCTCTTCATTTGTCGACTGGATCGTGTTCTCGtcctcctcatcctcttcctcaACTTCTTCCCGATACGACCACGAAGACAATGATCAGGTAATAATCTCGGCTGAAACAGAAGACAATGATGAGAAAAACGACGTCATCTTGGATGACGTTGCCGCAAATGGTGATACCATTCCGGTGGGCATTGCTGTCACCGACGCGTCTGCTGCGGTCACTGTTGCCGTCCCTGCTACCGAGGCCCTGATACATGATCACCCTCCTCCCATCACGACTACGATCATCAACGGTCGAAAACGGCGACGCATTGACTACGACGAGGACGATGACGACATATTAATGGCCgcacaagaagaaaaaaagcaCCTTGACGACTCTCGGAGACCATCGCACCGGCTTTGGACCAACGAGGACGAGATCCAGCTCTTGCAAGGCTACCTCGAGCACACGACGAGTCGCGGGAATGCTATACACCACAACGACACCGCATTATTCTATGAACAAATCGGGTCCAAGCTTCAGGTTGTCTTCAACAAGAACCAGCTCTTGGACAAGCTCCGAAGGTTAAAGAGGAAGTACCTAAACGCTCTTGAAAAAATCAATTCAGAAAAAGAGTTTTCTTTCAAAAGCGCGCATGATCAGGCTGCTTTCGAAATTTCTCGTAAGATTTGGGGCGATACAAGGCGCATGGACAAACCTGGCGTCGAAGAGAATACGTTGGATGATGGTCATGATCAACTGAGTCCCACTACCCTTAATCATCTTAATCTTGTCGATGTCAAGGTGGAGAATGATGAAGTTCTGAGCGATTTGAGGCTGCGCAAGCGGACAAAGTCCGGCCACGCTTCGAAGAACCGTTTGATATCAAATCATCGAAACTACGGCAACAATAATGATGATGTTGAAGACAACAATATTGACAACGGTAATGCTACGAGGTTGATCGAGGATACAGTGAGGAGTTGTTTGTCGCCCTggtttaaggagttgttgagtaaTGCATTTTGTCCAATGCCGTTGAGTGATAGTACTCTTCAAGGGGAGTCGACCATGAATTTGCAGGGTGAGGAACAAGTGGATGAGACGGGGAGAGAGCAACGAATTTTGGAGTTGGAGAGGTATTCGAAGCAGTTGGAGTTGGTGCAAGATCAAATTAAGGTAGCTTTGCAGGAGTTGCAGTCTAATATCAGACAGTGA